The following coding sequences are from one Myxococcales bacterium window:
- a CDS encoding lactate dehydrogenase, translating to MNAVEIEQAITDLAEQPFDPAGFPYAFLAAFGNKETTIKRLRAGASNKSDLGGVLQTNNIHLLTCEVGQVPAALKSLRESPATTKAKAKFILATDGTDLEAEDLNSGETVACAFKDFPDHFGFFLPLAGISTVRQISENAFDIRATSRLNRLYVELLKVNPDWGKAERRHDMNHFMARLIFCFFAEDTNIFVGKGRFTETVSQMSAKDSSNTHEVIGTLFLAMNTKREDHGAAGIPRWAENFPYVNGGLFSGNMDVPKFSKMARSYLLHVGGLDWTKINPDIFGSMIQAVAEDEERGELGMHYTSVPNILKVLNPLFLDDLRAKLDESGNNPRSLLNLRRRISKIRVFDPACGSGNFLVIAYKAMREIEAEINKRRGEADRSSEIPLTNFRGIELRDFPAEIARLALVIADFQCDVTYRGHKLALAEFLPLSDENWITCGNALRLDWQSICPPTGTSVKLKSDDLFASPLDQAEIDFANEGGETYICGNPPFKGARKQTPEQKSDLCVLFGGGNEYKDCDYVCGWYLKGAAFIRFIRGALAFVSTSSVCEGEQVQHVWSRVFSQGCRIIFAHRPFAWRNNASNNAMVTCVIVGMSNIDSRSPTGIFENGTFRGCIAISPYLVPGTATFVVSADSPLSHDLSKVVAGSMPRDGGHLILNEHERQGLIAQYPEARGITRRLSGTNELTGGIVRWCLWIDDSDLELAMRIPPVRQRIEDVRTFRLASSAKTTRGYARIPHRFAQRSHKKGRATIVSATSSENREYLPADICDDRLVISNAAYAIYGGLLCELSILVSKLHLAWVAAVCGRMKTDFRFSKTLGWNTFPVPTLTDKNKSDLTRCAEDILLAREQHFPATIADLYDPDTMPADPPRGNNTRDARLTRTEVHCGARVVKKKCQNQ from the coding sequence TTGAACGCCGTTGAAATTGAGCAGGCCATTACCGACCTTGCGGAGCAACCCTTTGACCCCGCTGGCTTTCCTTATGCCTTCCTTGCGGCGTTCGGCAATAAGGAAACCACGATCAAGCGTCTTCGCGCGGGCGCTTCGAACAAGTCCGACTTGGGCGGAGTGCTGCAGACAAACAACATTCACCTCCTGACCTGCGAAGTGGGGCAGGTGCCAGCGGCGCTCAAGTCGCTTAGGGAAAGCCCAGCCACCACGAAGGCGAAGGCGAAGTTCATCCTTGCCACCGATGGAACGGACCTCGAGGCTGAAGATTTGAACAGCGGCGAAACGGTGGCGTGTGCCTTTAAGGACTTTCCAGACCACTTCGGCTTCTTCCTGCCGCTGGCGGGCATCTCGACGGTTCGGCAGATCAGCGAAAACGCATTCGACATTCGGGCAACCAGCCGGCTGAATCGCCTTTATGTGGAGCTTCTGAAGGTCAACCCTGACTGGGGCAAGGCCGAGCGCCGCCACGACATGAACCACTTCATGGCGCGCTTGATCTTCTGCTTTTTCGCGGAGGATACGAACATCTTCGTTGGCAAGGGCCGGTTCACCGAAACGGTTTCGCAGATGAGTGCGAAAGACTCGTCGAACACGCACGAGGTGATTGGCACTTTGTTTTTGGCCATGAACACCAAGCGGGAGGACCATGGGGCGGCGGGGATCCCACGCTGGGCTGAAAACTTTCCGTACGTGAACGGCGGCTTGTTCTCGGGCAACATGGACGTGCCGAAGTTCAGCAAGATGGCGCGGTCTTACCTTCTGCACGTTGGGGGGTTGGATTGGACCAAGATCAACCCGGACATCTTTGGGTCGATGATCCAAGCGGTCGCAGAGGACGAAGAGCGCGGTGAGCTTGGGATGCACTACACCAGCGTGCCCAACATCTTGAAGGTGTTGAACCCGCTTTTTCTTGATGACCTTCGTGCGAAGCTCGATGAGTCGGGCAACAACCCGCGCAGCTTGCTTAACTTGCGCAGGCGTATCTCGAAGATCCGCGTGTTCGATCCGGCCTGCGGTTCGGGGAACTTTCTTGTCATTGCCTATAAGGCAATGCGCGAGATCGAGGCCGAGATCAACAAGCGACGCGGCGAGGCTGATCGCAGTTCAGAGATTCCGCTGACCAACTTTCGCGGGATCGAGCTGCGCGACTTCCCTGCGGAGATTGCGCGCTTGGCACTGGTGATCGCTGATTTTCAGTGCGACGTGACCTATCGGGGACACAAGCTGGCATTGGCCGAGTTTCTGCCGCTGAGCGATGAGAACTGGATCACGTGCGGGAATGCGCTCCGGCTTGATTGGCAAAGTATCTGCCCCCCGACGGGAACAAGCGTGAAGTTGAAGAGCGACGATTTGTTTGCAAGTCCGCTCGACCAGGCCGAAATCGACTTTGCGAACGAAGGGGGCGAGACATACATCTGTGGCAACCCGCCGTTTAAAGGCGCGCGAAAGCAAACGCCAGAACAAAAATCAGACTTGTGCGTTCTCTTTGGTGGTGGAAACGAATACAAGGACTGCGACTATGTGTGTGGCTGGTACCTCAAGGGCGCGGCGTTCATCCGTTTCATCCGCGGGGCCCTTGCCTTTGTCTCGACAAGCTCAGTCTGTGAAGGAGAGCAGGTTCAGCACGTCTGGAGTCGCGTATTTAGTCAGGGGTGCAGGATCATCTTTGCTCACCGGCCCTTTGCTTGGCGAAACAATGCCAGCAATAACGCAATGGTGACTTGTGTCATCGTCGGAATGAGCAACATAGATAGCCGCAGCCCCACTGGAATTTTTGAGAATGGCACCTTCCGCGGCTGTATTGCGATCTCTCCCTATCTAGTGCCAGGGACCGCGACATTTGTAGTCTCAGCAGATTCGCCACTTTCTCATGACCTCTCTAAGGTGGTTGCAGGCAGCATGCCAAGAGATGGCGGACATCTCATACTCAACGAACATGAACGGCAAGGGCTGATCGCACAGTATCCCGAGGCGCGTGGGATAACGAGGAGGCTTTCAGGTACCAACGAGCTTACGGGAGGGATAGTTCGCTGGTGCCTTTGGATAGACGACTCAGATTTGGAGTTGGCGATGCGCATCCCACCAGTCCGACAACGAATAGAAGATGTTCGGACTTTTCGCCTGGCATCGTCCGCAAAGACCACCCGAGGTTACGCTCGCATACCTCACAGATTTGCACAGCGGTCACACAAGAAGGGCCGAGCAACAATTGTTTCTGCCACAAGCTCTGAGAACCGCGAGTACCTCCCCGCTGACATTTGCGACGACCGGTTGGTCATATCTAACGCTGCATATGCAATATACGGTGGTCTGCTTTGCGAGCTGAGCATTCTCGTCTCGAAATTGCATCTGGCTTGGGTTGCCGCCGTCTGCGGTCGTATGAAAACAGATTTTAGGTTTTCAAAAACGCTCGGCTGGAACACCTTCCCCGTGCCCACTCTCACCGACAAAAACAAGTCCGACCTCACCCGCTGCGCCGAAGACATCCTGCTCGCGCGCGAGCAACACTTCCCGGCGACCATCGCCGATCTCTACGATCCCGACACCATGCCGGCTGACCCCCCCCGTGGCAACAATACCCGAGACGCCAGATTGACAAGAACTGAAGTACATTGTGGGGCGAGAGTGGTCAAGAAGAAGTGCCAAAACCAGTAA
- a CDS encoding PIN domain-containing protein, with product MSPLNFLSTAAGRRHWDIFSELCLKFRATGNLVPDAYFAALAIESGSEWITSDAGFGRYPNLKWRRLPEP from the coding sequence TTGTCTCCTTTGAACTTCCTATCCACCGCAGCGGGCCGCCGCCACTGGGACATCTTCAGCGAACTTTGTCTTAAGTTTCGTGCAACCGGGAATTTGGTGCCCGATGCTTACTTCGCCGCATTGGCCATCGAGAGTGGCAGTGAATGGATAACCTCAGACGCTGGCTTTGGCCGCTATCCCAACCTCAAGTGGCGCCGCTTACCTGAGCCGTAA
- a CDS encoding DUF1588 domain-containing protein yields the protein MPPEGCALPTGNIRQLTPSQIEASLQKLLPGVSAAELDLPRYGRGGNGFTNDSDRKLLSLDDVQRLYTGLSKAADKASASPAALASCLSSPDDNCVRGFVSTFATRAFRRPVAAEERDELVAYWKARKAADSTTALSLLIRRMLMAPQFLFRTELGDSSNQGVLELTPHEKASALAFTISNAPPDDELMADADSGALSDPSRLAFHAERLLGKPETAKGLLNLFEELFRVDGVVNVSKDDVFEGWSPAIASDMASETRAFLKELLWKDDGTIEGLLTAPYTVVNGRLASFYGLSGKPANDTTFSRVAVGSQPRAGILGQGSLLSLLSHANQNDIVKRGRFVRELLMCEELPDPPESVKAVPPPPQGDLTLRERLAQHSSDPTCVGCHRLMDSIGTAFEQFDAVGRFRDKEGGKPIDASGEIVDSKGSDGNFTGLKGLAVHLAKSPQVSACLARATYRYTLGREDVSADSCQLRELEAAVDRSGGNLRKLFVDMIANPSFSKRAASTGEQK from the coding sequence ATGCCCCCGGAGGGATGCGCCCTGCCGACAGGCAACATCCGGCAGCTCACACCCTCTCAGATTGAGGCATCGCTGCAGAAGCTCTTGCCGGGCGTCAGCGCAGCAGAACTCGACCTACCTCGATACGGGCGAGGTGGCAACGGATTCACCAACGATTCAGATCGCAAGCTACTCTCGCTAGACGACGTGCAACGCCTCTACACAGGCCTCTCTAAGGCGGCAGACAAGGCCTCGGCGTCACCCGCAGCGCTGGCGAGCTGCCTTTCATCGCCCGACGATAATTGTGTTCGAGGCTTTGTCTCTACGTTTGCGACCCGTGCCTTTCGCCGGCCTGTCGCCGCTGAGGAGCGCGATGAATTGGTGGCGTACTGGAAGGCCCGTAAGGCCGCCGATTCTACCACTGCGCTTTCCTTGCTGATCCGGCGCATGTTGATGGCGCCGCAGTTCCTGTTCCGCACTGAGTTGGGCGACTCATCGAATCAAGGCGTTTTGGAGCTGACCCCGCACGAAAAGGCCTCGGCCTTGGCCTTCACCATTTCAAACGCGCCCCCAGATGACGAACTGATGGCTGATGCCGATAGTGGCGCCCTGAGCGACCCTTCGCGCCTGGCCTTCCACGCCGAACGCCTGTTGGGCAAACCCGAGACCGCCAAGGGACTCCTAAACTTGTTCGAGGAGTTGTTTCGTGTTGATGGTGTGGTGAACGTCTCCAAGGACGATGTCTTTGAAGGCTGGTCTCCGGCGATTGCCAGCGACATGGCCAGCGAGACGCGGGCCTTCCTCAAAGAGTTGCTTTGGAAGGACGACGGCACGATCGAGGGCTTGCTGACGGCACCTTATACGGTGGTCAACGGCCGCCTGGCTTCGTTCTACGGGCTCTCAGGTAAGCCGGCCAACGACACTACGTTTAGCCGTGTGGCTGTGGGTTCACAGCCCCGTGCGGGCATTCTGGGGCAGGGCTCGTTGCTGAGTCTTCTTTCGCACGCGAACCAGAACGATATTGTTAAGCGTGGCCGGTTTGTTCGCGAGCTGCTGATGTGCGAGGAGCTCCCGGATCCGCCGGAATCCGTCAAAGCGGTGCCGCCGCCACCCCAAGGAGATCTGACACTGCGGGAGCGGCTCGCTCAACATTCGAGTGACCCCACTTGTGTAGGGTGCCACCGGCTCATGGATTCCATTGGCACCGCTTTCGAGCAGTTTGATGCTGTAGGACGGTTCCGTGACAAGGAGGGTGGTAAGCCCATCGACGCGAGTGGTGAAATCGTCGACTCGAAAGGGAGTGACGGCAACTTCACCGGGCTCAAGGGGTTGGCTGTGCATCTGGCCAAGTCGCCCCAGGTGAGCGCGTGCCTGGCCAGAGCCACGTATCGATACACTCTAGGCCGTGAAGACGTGAGTGCGGACAGCTGCCAACTGCGTGAGCTCGAAGCTGCTGTTGATAGAAGTGGAGGCAACTTAAGGAAGTTGTTCGTCGACATGATAGCGAACCCCTCGTTCTCGAAGCGCGCCGCTAGCACAGGAGAGCAAAAATGA
- a CDS encoding ISAzo13 family transposase, translating to MTKERSRRESEIRDRYGKIKGSLTERARRLFVANEAIAFGYGGIVAASRATGMAPSVVGRGIAEVRAIENGTARHLPPTRSRRPGAGRKKATEKDPRLIPDLKKLVESTTRGDPESPLLWTARSQRNLVEALKKQGHQTSMKMVSRLLKELGYSLQANRKRLEGAQHPDRNAQFEHINETLRRQLETNEPAISVDTKKRELVGPYKNGGRELSGKEDPVDVNVHDFVDDEKGRATPYGIYDLQKNEAWVSVGVSHDTGEFAVQSIRTWWSEMGASRYPNATSLVITADGGGSNGYRLRLWKLELQKLVDDLRFPITVCHLPPGTSKWNKIEHRLFSFITQNWRGKPLVTHQVIVNLIAATTTTTGLLVKSRVDSRTYAKGRRVSDKDLALVNLDPNVFHGEWNYTIHPTVPT from the coding sequence ATGACCAAGGAACGATCGCGGCGTGAATCCGAGATACGGGATCGCTACGGCAAGATAAAGGGGAGTCTGACAGAGAGAGCTCGGCGGCTATTCGTGGCGAACGAGGCGATCGCTTTTGGCTACGGCGGCATTGTCGCTGCATCTCGTGCGACGGGTATGGCACCGAGCGTGGTGGGGCGCGGGATCGCCGAAGTACGGGCGATCGAAAACGGGACGGCGAGGCATTTACCGCCAACGCGAAGCCGTCGACCAGGCGCCGGGCGCAAGAAGGCAACCGAGAAGGATCCGAGATTGATTCCGGATCTGAAGAAGCTTGTAGAATCGACGACACGCGGAGATCCCGAGTCGCCGCTTCTGTGGACAGCTCGTAGCCAGCGCAATCTCGTGGAGGCGCTCAAGAAGCAGGGGCACCAAACGAGCATGAAGATGGTCTCAAGACTGCTCAAGGAGCTCGGCTACAGTCTCCAGGCGAATCGCAAGCGGCTTGAGGGCGCGCAGCATCCAGATCGAAACGCTCAGTTTGAGCACATCAACGAGACACTCCGTCGACAGCTCGAAACGAACGAGCCGGCGATCTCTGTGGACACGAAGAAACGAGAGCTTGTCGGACCGTACAAGAACGGCGGCCGCGAGCTCAGCGGGAAGGAAGATCCGGTCGATGTCAACGTGCACGACTTCGTCGACGACGAAAAGGGACGCGCCACACCGTACGGCATCTACGACCTCCAGAAGAACGAGGCGTGGGTCAGCGTTGGCGTGAGCCACGACACGGGGGAATTCGCGGTGCAGAGCATCCGCACCTGGTGGAGCGAGATGGGCGCCTCGAGGTATCCAAACGCGACCTCGCTCGTGATCACGGCGGACGGAGGTGGAAGCAACGGCTATAGGCTGCGCCTATGGAAGCTCGAGCTACAAAAGCTCGTCGACGACCTGCGCTTCCCCATCACCGTCTGTCATCTGCCTCCGGGAACGAGCAAGTGGAACAAGATCGAGCACCGCTTGTTTTCCTTCATCACCCAGAACTGGCGCGGAAAGCCTCTGGTCACCCATCAAGTCATCGTCAATCTAATCGCAGCGACGACGACGACGACCGGACTGCTCGTGAAGAGCCGAGTCGACAGTCGCACTTACGCCAAGGGTCGCCGCGTCTCGGACAAGGACCTCGCACTCGTGAATCTCGATCCCAACGTCTTCCACGGCGAGTGGAACTACACCATCCACCCGACCGTACCGACATGA
- a CDS encoding DEAD/DEAH box helicase, producing the protein MSDKIKSVPTVSVSYVRTGASTKANALGMRLMQERAYERRGEQYLLIKSPPASGKSRALMFVALDKLHNQGVKQAIIVVPEKSIGSSFNDEPLSKYGFWADWLVEPKWNLCNAPGNDNGGKVKSVGAFLESGSKVLVCTHATFRFAVDAYGVEAFDDRLIAVDEFHHVSANPDNKLGSHLGDFIARGRTHIVAMTGSYFRGDAEAVLSPADEAKFDAVTYTYYEQLNGYEHLKQLDIGYFFYSGPYVDDLLHVLDPSQKTIIHIPSVNSRESTKQKMQEVEHIMEALGEWQGVDPVTGFQLVKRPDGKVLRIADLVDDDGAKRDRVSASLKDPAQKNNRDHVDIIIALGMAKEGFDWIWCEHALTVGYRASLTEIVQIIGRATRDAPGKTRAKFTNLIAEPDASEEAVTEAVNDTLKAIAASLLMEQVLAPRFEFRPKNVDNGPTPGFDYGEGGYDPEKSNVGVNHQTGQVQIEIKGLAEPKSKEAARICQEDLNEVIATFIQDKTNIERGLFDEELVPEELTQVRMGKIIKDKYPELDAEDQESVRQHAIAALTLTQQAKGPVTTGENNEAAPNTALIEGVRRFAMNVRELDIDLIDRINPFGEAYAILAKTMSEESLKQVAAAISGKRANLTPDEAKELAVRAVQFKRERGRVPALDAADAWERRMAEGAAAFMRHRKEGRYE; encoded by the coding sequence ATGAGCGACAAGATCAAATCGGTTCCAACCGTTTCAGTCTCCTACGTCCGCACCGGCGCATCGACGAAGGCGAACGCCCTTGGGATGAGGCTCATGCAAGAGCGCGCCTACGAAAGGCGCGGTGAACAATACCTGCTCATCAAGTCGCCGCCTGCCTCGGGCAAAAGCCGCGCCCTCATGTTCGTGGCGCTCGACAAGCTCCATAACCAAGGCGTAAAGCAAGCGATCATCGTCGTGCCCGAAAAGTCGATCGGGTCCAGCTTCAACGACGAGCCCCTATCGAAGTACGGCTTCTGGGCCGACTGGCTCGTAGAACCCAAGTGGAATCTTTGCAACGCCCCAGGCAACGACAACGGCGGCAAGGTCAAGTCGGTCGGTGCGTTTCTCGAAAGCGGCAGCAAGGTTCTTGTTTGCACCCACGCAACGTTCCGCTTCGCTGTCGATGCCTATGGTGTCGAGGCATTCGACGATCGCCTAATCGCCGTCGACGAGTTTCATCACGTTTCTGCCAACCCAGATAATAAGCTGGGCTCGCACCTTGGGGATTTCATTGCCCGTGGGCGCACGCACATTGTGGCCATGACCGGCTCCTATTTCCGCGGCGACGCCGAGGCCGTCCTGTCCCCAGCGGACGAAGCCAAATTCGATGCCGTCACCTATACCTATTACGAACAGCTCAACGGCTACGAGCACCTAAAGCAGCTCGACATCGGCTACTTCTTCTACAGTGGGCCCTACGTCGATGATCTGCTCCACGTTCTTGACCCCAGCCAGAAGACGATCATTCACATCCCCAGCGTCAATTCGCGCGAAAGCACGAAGCAAAAGATGCAAGAGGTGGAGCACATCATGGAGGCGCTCGGCGAGTGGCAGGGCGTTGACCCCGTCACTGGCTTCCAGCTTGTGAAGCGGCCCGACGGCAAAGTGCTGCGCATCGCCGACCTTGTGGATGATGACGGCGCCAAGCGCGACCGCGTGTCCGCGTCGCTTAAGGATCCTGCGCAGAAGAACAACCGGGACCATGTGGACATTATCATTGCCCTTGGCATGGCCAAGGAAGGCTTCGACTGGATCTGGTGCGAACACGCGCTTACCGTGGGCTACCGCGCGAGCTTGACCGAGATCGTGCAGATCATCGGGCGCGCCACCCGCGATGCCCCCGGCAAAACGCGCGCCAAATTCACCAACCTGATCGCCGAGCCCGATGCTTCCGAAGAAGCCGTGACCGAGGCGGTGAACGACACCCTCAAGGCCATCGCTGCCAGCCTCTTGATGGAGCAAGTTCTAGCCCCACGCTTTGAGTTCAGGCCCAAGAACGTCGACAATGGCCCGACGCCCGGCTTCGACTATGGCGAGGGCGGTTATGATCCCGAAAAGTCGAACGTCGGCGTCAACCACCAGACCGGCCAGGTGCAAATCGAGATCAAGGGTCTCGCTGAGCCCAAGAGCAAGGAGGCCGCGCGCATTTGCCAGGAGGACTTGAACGAGGTGATCGCCACCTTCATTCAAGACAAGACAAACATTGAGCGCGGCCTGTTCGATGAAGAGCTGGTGCCCGAAGAGCTCACGCAAGTTCGCATGGGCAAAATCATCAAAGACAAGTACCCCGAGCTGGACGCGGAAGATCAAGAGTCCGTACGCCAGCACGCGATTGCCGCCCTCACGTTAACCCAGCAGGCAAAGGGCCCTGTGACAACCGGCGAAAATAATGAGGCGGCCCCCAACACTGCGCTTATCGAAGGCGTCCGTCGTTTCGCGATGAACGTGCGCGAACTGGACATCGACCTCATCGACCGCATCAACCCCTTTGGAGAAGCTTACGCCATCCTCGCCAAGACGATGAGCGAGGAAAGCCTAAAGCAGGTCGCCGCCGCGATCTCGGGCAAGCGCGCGAACCTGACACCCGATGAAGCGAAAGAGCTTGCCGTGCGCGCGGTGCAGTTCAAGAGGGAGCGGGGCAGGGTGCCCGCGCTCGACGCGGCCGATGCGTGGGAACGCCGCATGGCCGAAGGCGCAGCCGCGTTTATGCGCCATCGCAAAGAGGGTCGCTATGAGTAA
- a CDS encoding integrase core domain-containing protein, giving the protein MIASALTNRLAQKMDYMREEQRILMELLQQATGKKRIAFTADQRRRLAIKGRELTAKERKACCHIVRPETILAWYRQLGARKYDSSGTRNVGRPRKADEIRKLVLRLANENLGWGHTKIRDALRGLKIEIGRTTVANILAEEGLEPAPERTKRKTWAAFLKSHWSTLYACDFFSVETLGTFGTVRHMVFFVIELKTRIVHVAGVRANPDEAWMIQIVRNLCDPTDGFLRGAKFLVHDRDPLFTKQWKLLLTRSGISSVAIPAQSPNCNPHAERFIKSVRNECLDHFIVFGEAHLRHLVREYVAHYNAERYHQVLGGKLLTETAVASNDNSSTGVVKARSRLDGTLNFYHREAA; this is encoded by the coding sequence ATGATCGCTTCGGCGCTGACTAATCGGCTGGCGCAGAAGATGGATTACATGCGGGAAGAGCAGAGAATCCTCATGGAACTCCTGCAGCAGGCAACCGGCAAAAAGCGTATCGCCTTCACTGCCGACCAACGGCGCCGCCTCGCCATCAAGGGCAGAGAACTGACGGCCAAAGAGCGCAAGGCTTGTTGCCATATCGTGCGTCCGGAAACCATCCTTGCATGGTATCGGCAACTCGGTGCCCGCAAATACGACAGCTCGGGCACGCGCAACGTGGGAAGACCGCGAAAGGCTGATGAGATCCGGAAACTCGTCCTTCGCTTGGCCAATGAAAATCTCGGATGGGGCCATACCAAAATCCGCGATGCGCTTCGTGGGTTGAAGATCGAGATCGGTCGCACCACCGTCGCCAACATTCTCGCGGAAGAAGGCCTTGAACCGGCGCCTGAACGAACCAAAAGGAAAACGTGGGCGGCTTTCCTGAAGAGCCATTGGTCCACTCTTTACGCCTGCGACTTCTTCAGCGTCGAAACGCTTGGCACTTTCGGCACCGTCAGGCACATGGTCTTCTTCGTCATTGAGTTGAAGACCCGCATCGTTCACGTCGCTGGCGTTCGCGCTAATCCTGACGAAGCGTGGATGATCCAAATCGTTCGCAACCTTTGCGATCCAACGGATGGCTTCCTTCGCGGCGCTAAATTCTTGGTGCACGATCGAGATCCGCTTTTCACGAAGCAGTGGAAGCTGCTGTTAACCAGAAGCGGCATCAGCAGCGTTGCCATTCCTGCGCAAAGCCCCAACTGCAACCCTCACGCTGAGCGCTTCATCAAGTCCGTTCGGAATGAGTGCCTCGATCACTTCATCGTGTTTGGCGAAGCCCACTTGCGACATCTTGTTCGCGAATACGTCGCCCACTACAACGCCGAACGCTATCACCAAGTCCTTGGTGGCAAGCTCTTGACCGAAACTGCGGTTGCCTCCAACGACAACAGCTCCACCGGCGTCGTAAAGGCCCGTTCCAGGTTGGACGGCACCCTCAATTTCTATCACCGCGAGGCAGCTTAA
- a CDS encoding DUF1552 domain-containing protein, which yields MNAFGRRKFIASLGLGAGSYLLHPLGNQLLAQAFAAPTPKLLMYITGGGFSPGDDETAGFWPTNQAGLDFGPAMTALAPLKNKAVFLESFYNPFNKHLHGNGYSTTTMVGDTGAGEASQPSGVSFDRLVAKAIKGTAPITSLNLGTMEQDDNDPQHTFSADGAKAVVPPMVNPVKAFETVFGGAPNLSQGDNGAEKRLLQDKSVFDGLVKDIERMNKALASSEKAKLDQYVSSVRALETQLGEVVKTRASCSSPSAPGANIYAEGMKSAKLPVYKAMMDIAANALACGLTNTVSFLASEGSLEFMPLDSGAGFCGEHQMWHGKGARADHLRYYNFQYGNIALLQKSLMELGGEALADNTLVLSFCQTGGPHHNGQDRYFALLLGNPGGRLSPGKYIQSPVGKRSMADVFMTAGAALGVAMPSFGSSDLKPSVIPGVLA from the coding sequence ATGAACGCCTTTGGACGTCGCAAGTTCATTGCCAGCTTAGGTTTGGGTGCCGGTTCGTACCTTTTGCACCCGCTTGGCAACCAGTTGTTGGCCCAGGCTTTTGCTGCTCCTACGCCAAAGCTTTTGATGTACATCACCGGAGGCGGCTTCTCTCCTGGTGATGACGAAACCGCAGGTTTTTGGCCCACCAACCAAGCAGGCCTCGACTTTGGCCCTGCCATGACGGCTTTGGCGCCGCTCAAAAACAAAGCTGTTTTCCTCGAAAGCTTTTACAACCCGTTTAATAAACATCTGCACGGCAACGGCTACTCCACAACCACCATGGTTGGCGATACGGGAGCCGGGGAAGCAAGCCAACCGTCGGGCGTGAGTTTTGACCGTCTGGTAGCCAAGGCAATCAAGGGAACCGCGCCCATTACGTCTTTGAACCTCGGCACCATGGAGCAGGACGACAACGATCCGCAGCATACTTTTTCGGCGGATGGTGCCAAGGCCGTTGTGCCTCCGATGGTTAACCCCGTTAAGGCCTTTGAAACCGTTTTTGGTGGCGCGCCGAACCTGAGCCAAGGTGACAACGGAGCAGAGAAACGCCTCCTGCAGGACAAAAGCGTCTTTGATGGGTTGGTCAAAGACATTGAGCGTATGAACAAGGCGCTTGCCTCCAGCGAAAAGGCGAAGCTTGATCAATATGTTTCATCGGTGCGGGCGTTGGAAACGCAGCTGGGTGAAGTGGTCAAAACGCGTGCAAGCTGCAGCAGTCCCTCGGCCCCTGGGGCAAACATTTACGCGGAAGGAATGAAGAGCGCCAAGCTCCCCGTATATAAGGCAATGATGGACATCGCCGCAAACGCCTTGGCGTGTGGCCTCACCAACACGGTGTCGTTCTTGGCTTCCGAAGGCAGTCTGGAATTTATGCCCCTTGATTCCGGCGCTGGCTTCTGTGGCGAGCACCAAATGTGGCATGGAAAAGGCGCGCGAGCCGATCACCTGCGCTACTACAACTTCCAGTACGGCAACATTGCGCTGCTGCAAAAATCGCTCATGGAACTAGGCGGTGAAGCGCTGGCCGACAACACGCTGGTTCTTAGCTTTTGCCAAACGGGAGGACCACATCACAACGGTCAAGACCGGTACTTTGCCCTGCTATTGGGTAACCCTGGGGGCAGGCTTTCCCCGGGAAAATACATTCAGTCCCCCGTGGGAAAACGGTCGATGGCGGACGTCTTCATGACGGCAGGGGCGGCGTTAGGCGTTGCCATGCCGTCCTTCGGAAGCTCCGATCTCAAGCCCTCTGTCATCCCGGGAGTGCTGGCTTAG
- the istB gene encoding IS21-like element helper ATPase IstB: protein MLKEQTLDKLRSLRLDAFATTWTEQQKNTEIARLSFDERLGLLVDAECLARENKRLSRLLKEAKLRLSQACIEDIDYSPRREIDKATVRQLASCAWIQQHQNVIVTGMTGTGKTFLACALAQQACRKGFSAIYRRASRLFDELALARADGSYVRLLAKLARADVLVVDDWGLAPAREQERRDFLEVLEDRYGQRSTIMTSQLPPNSWYEHLNDQTMADAILDRLLHNSHRIVLKGPSRRKTTQEIPTE, encoded by the coding sequence ATGCTGAAGGAACAGACACTCGACAAGCTTCGCAGCCTACGTCTTGACGCTTTTGCCACGACGTGGACAGAGCAGCAGAAGAACACAGAAATCGCCAGACTGTCCTTCGACGAGAGGCTTGGATTGCTCGTCGATGCGGAATGCCTCGCGCGAGAAAACAAGCGGCTTTCGAGATTGCTGAAAGAAGCCAAGCTACGCCTGAGTCAAGCTTGCATCGAGGACATCGACTACTCACCACGCCGAGAGATCGACAAAGCCACCGTTCGTCAGCTGGCTTCCTGTGCTTGGATCCAGCAACACCAAAACGTGATCGTCACGGGAATGACTGGAACCGGAAAGACCTTTCTTGCCTGTGCGCTCGCCCAGCAGGCGTGCCGCAAGGGCTTCTCCGCCATCTACCGTCGAGCCTCTCGTCTCTTCGACGAACTGGCGCTCGCCCGAGCGGACGGCAGCTACGTGCGCCTTCTTGCAAAGCTCGCGCGCGCAGATGTCCTGGTGGTGGATGACTGGGGACTGGCACCCGCACGTGAGCAGGAGCGCAGGGACTTTCTCGAGGTCCTTGAGGACCGCTATGGCCAGCGGTCCACCATCATGACCAGCCAGCTCCCGCCCAACAGCTGGTACGAACATCTGAATGACCAAACCATGGCAGATGCCATCCTCGACCGCCTTCTTCACAACTCTCACCGCATCGTGCTAAAGGGTCCTTCGCGCAGAAAGACAACCCAGGAGATCCCGACCGAGTAA